The nucleotide sequence AGTAAATTTTGCAAAACTGTTCATACATACTTGAGTCTTGACAGGATTCATTAGCCATATAAATAGGAATTTTCAGATTGGGATAGGGCGCAATTAAAAACCAGATGAGATGCGAGTTTGGCTTCAGCAATCATGAAGATATATCAGGAAATTACAAAGTTTGCTTCAATGAATACCTAAGTGCAGAACCAACAGATGGAGTTCTGACGAAGTGTGGAGTAGGGGCGAATGGCGCCATCGAAGTCCTCGCTCCCGGACGCCTCCATTCTCGTGTCCTTCGTCTCGGTGCACACCCCCCGCTTCGTTGTCGCCGCCTGATGTGGCCCCCGAGCGTAGCCTCCCTGCCATGGCCACCGCCCCGCCTCTCCATTTTCTCCTTCTTCGTCTCTGCTCGCCCGTCTCCGTGCTCCCCTCCCACCTCGCGCGCCGCCGCCTGATGCGGCGCCCGAGCGCAGCGCGACACCCTCCCAGGTCAGATCAGGCTACAGTGGAGCTTCACATCGGGATCCATGGCGTTGTTGTTCCTGACAGAGACAAGATTTGAGATGGAGAAAAGGAAGGGAGAATGGAGAAGAAGAGAGATAGAGTGCCTGGAGAGGGTAATGGACAACGGCTggaggtcggcggcggtggcgcgggacGCCGGCGTGAGTAGCAGGCCGAGGCGCTCGGACCTCGGGGAGGAGCAGAGCACGGGGCAGCGCGGGCTAGATCGGGAGGCAGTTTTTTTTCTTTCTCGCCCATACCAGTTCAATTGACTTTATTATatggactgcgggttgaatactCTAAACCACAGGGATTTTTTCGCAAAAGCAGCAACGACGTACCACCAGAAGCACTAATTGttttattagtatatatatatatattattatatatatataataataatatatatatatatatatatatatatatatatatatatatatatatatatatactccctccgtccgaaaaaacttgtcatcaaaatggacaaaaaagagtgtatctagaactaaaatacatctagatacatccccttttattcattttgatgacaagtatttccggacggagggagtatatatggtGGGTTTCTGTCGTACGTCGTCGCCAATTTTACAAAAAAGTCCCTCTGTTTCCGTGAAATCAACCCGCAGTACATATTAAGTGGATCTGGGAAACTATTCGTTTAAATAAAAAAACCTGGTGTCGCGGCGGTGGCCTTGGCCGGCATGGACGTGAGCTAGCGGGCGCGCTTGCGGTAGGCGAGCCTAGCCCGCAAGTCCTTCCGCTGCTTGGTGAGGGCCTTGGCCTTCCTGCGCGCCTTGTCGTCCTCGGCGCTGGCCTTGGCGGGCCGAGGCGTCGCGGAACGGGTGAGGGATCTCGGCTGCTCCGCCGTGGATCCGGCGGCAGACGGATCGAGACGGGAGAGGCGGCAACCTCCATGGCGGATCCCTGGAGGAGGAGACCATCGTGGATCCTGCGACGGACGAATCgagacggagaggccatggtggaCGGGAACGGAGGTGGAGCCGCGGGACAAAGGAGGCTCAGGGTTGACCTCAAAAGAGAGGCCGGAGGGGAGCAACACTGGCCCCGCTGGGCCAGTAGCGCTTGTGGTGGTGTGGTGGGGTGGCATTGTGTCACTCGTTGGCCGGTGGCTTGGAGTTGGAGGTGTCGGACCGAGGCGATGGTGACGCGCGAGGCAAGGGAGCGATGGCTATGGCGCCTACATGGCAAGCAGcaggggggcgaagggggagcgcTAGGTGGCGCAAGGCACAACAAAAGATGAGGAAGCGGCGGACGGCAGCGACTTGTGCTCGCCGGCAACGGGCCCAACCAAGTCCCCGCACGTGCTGGCCGGCCGCCAGATCCGGCGAGCGATGGGGGCTGCTGCGAGCAACGGAGCCACCAGCCACCCATCGGGAGGAGGGGCTCCACCAACACGGCACGGGGACGCCGCCCCGGCTCGGCTCCCTGTGTGCCGAAGAGAagaccgccgccgccccggctgatGCTCTGCCATAACCTCCCGCGCGGAGGGAAAGGACGGGGTGATCCTGCCGGTGCTCTCGAGcttggtgggggagggggaggagggggcggggcgaaATCCCGGCGACTGTGTGTGGGCTCAAGCGGCAACGACGGTACATCCAGTGAGAGCTCGGTGTCTGGATGGGGGCGAGGTCGGGATGTTTCATCGAGAGCCTCGCAGAAGAGAAAAGAAAACAGAGGAGATAAGGCTGCGAGCGAGCGAGCGAAAAAATAAAAGGCTGCGAGCGAGCGAGCGAAAGTAAAGGCTGGAAGCGAGCGCCAGCGAGGCGGCTGGTTTCTTCTAGCCAGCCAACGTGTTAGCTGGCTAACGTGGCACAGCATACATCAACAGTTTTTAAATAAAGTGCATTCTGGATCCTTGCGTGGATGTTTTTAGTCTTTTTTTAAGGTTAGAGCATACGTGGATGGATAAGAATTAGACAATGTTGTACACTTGGACTAATATATATACACAGGTTAGAGCATACACAGTGAAACCATATATGCTTGCACGGCCAATAAAAGTAAATACAAAATAAATTGTTTTGATGCGTTGTTAATCTCGGTTCATACGAGTGCATAACAAATAGTCGGCGCAAAACACAGACATTTACATGCAAGGACAATAGAGTCTTTAGTTGATCTCAACAAAGTTATTGTTTCAATCAGGAAAACGATGCCATGCCTGATGTTCCTAATGGTGGACATGTTGGATGTGGTACGGAGCAACTTCGCAACCACTTTATACACACCTTTGCCCCAGACATTGAAGTTATGAAGGAACAAGAACAATTGCATCCAGATAAATTACTTTGAAAGTGATGCATGCACAACATTTTTTTTGATGGTAGTACAATGATTAATCTGTCGATGTGATTTTCTTTTTCACTACGCATCGCCGATCTGATCTACTCAGTTGTAACATTTCTCTGCTTTCTAAATTGTATTCATGAAAAACATGACACTAGCAACACATGCATCACCATTATTTAAACTCACTCATGCTTAATTCAAACTATATTTAGGGCTACCATAGTACATAAATATATTTAAACAAAAGAATATAGTAAAATAAATAACCTACTTTAGGAACCGACTAAGTAAAGATTCAATTGCGATGTAGAATCCTGCGTATATCGCACATAAAACAGGAAGTTAAAACATCCATACCACAAGGATTTCACGATTAGCACACACGAGAGAAGCATGCATGACTGGACCCCAACTATACCCCACTTTTATTGTCTGatgatagctcaaaataagcatTGCGTGCACGGTATTTTAATTATCGATATGGTATCTAAAGATAAGGTTTTTCATCGGGTTAGTTGACTAGGATCCACGTCAAATTAGTGCCACAAAAGAATTATGTTGTTAATTGAACAATCATTTGGGTCATCATCAAACTCATTCTTTACCTTATCAGCCTGATTAATGATAATTGGAGTTTGTTACCCAGTGAAGCACATTTATTGAAATAGAGGATATGGACCATTGTGTGTGTGGATGAGTGGGCATATTTATCGGGTTAGGGTCGTGtcattttttttctcccgttgcaacgcacgggcatttttgctagtaatagatagatagatgatgtgatggacaagacccaatcctaagcatagcacaagatcgtgtagttcatttgctagagcttttcttaatgtgaagtatcatttccttagaccatgagattgtgtaactcccagataccgtaggagtgctttgggtgtaccaaacgtcacaacgtaagtgggtgactataaaggtgctctacaggtatctccgaaagtgtctgttgggttggcaggaatcgagactgggatttatcactccttatgacggagaggtatctctgggcccactcagtaatgcatcatcataatgagctcaatgtgaccaagtggttggtcacgggattatgcattacagaacgagtaaagtgacttgccggtaacgagattgaacgaggtattgggataccgatgatcgaatctcgggcaagtaacgtactgattgacaaagggaattgtatacgggattacttgaatcctcgacatcgtggttcatctgatgagatcatcgtggaacatgtgggagccaacatgagtatccagatcccgctattggttattggccggagagctgtctcggtcatgtctacgtgattcccgaacccgtagggtctacatacttaatgttcgatgacgctagggttattaggaagacttgtatgtgattaccgaatgttgttcggattctcggatgagatcccggacgtcatgaggagttccggaatggttcggaggtgaagatttatatatgggaagttgtcgtacggtcaccggaaatgttcgggggcataccggtattgtaccggagccaccggaggggttccgggggtcaaccgggaggggccacctctctcggagggccacatgggctgtagagggaagggaaccagcccttagagggctgggcgccaccaccccccttgggcccatgcgcctagggttggggggaaaccctaaagggggcgcccccttgcttggggggcaagccccctccccttggccgccgcccccctttagatctcatctagagggggccggcccccttcccccttctcctataaatagaggggcgaggggagggctgcagaacAACATCCAAGGTGGAGCCccttccctccccaacacctctcctcc is from Triticum aestivum cultivar Chinese Spring chromosome 1B, IWGSC CS RefSeq v2.1, whole genome shotgun sequence and encodes:
- the LOC123145854 gene encoding formin-like protein 20; amino-acid sequence: MLCHVSQLTRWLARRNQPPRWRSLPAFTFARSLAAFYFFARSLAALSPLFSFLFCEALDETSRPRPHPDTELSLDVPSLPLEPTHSRRDFAPPPPPPPPPSSRAPAGSPRPFPPRGRLWQSISRGGGGLLFGTQGAEPGRRPRAVLVEPLLPMGGWWLRCSQQPPSLAGSGGRPARAGTWLGPLPASTSRCRPPLPHLLLCLAPPSAPPSPPCCLPCRRHSHRSLASRVTIASVRHLQLQATGQRVTQCHPTTPPQALLAQRGQCCSPPASLLRSTLSLLCPAAPPPFPSTMASPSRFVRRRIHDGLLLQGSAMEVAASPVSIRLPPDPRRSSRDPSPVPRRLGPPRPAPRTTRRAGRPRPSPSSGRTCGLGSPTASAPASSRPCRPRPPPRHQEQQRHGSRCEAPL